CCGCGAGATTGTTGGCATCGACGTCGCTCGCCGTGGCCGCGCTGTGGAGGCGCAGCGAGCCCTGGAGAGCGCCTGTTTGAAGCGTTTTGGCCTTATCTACCCCAACGGCGAGTCGCGACCGGTGCTGCGCAGCGATAACGGCAAGGTGTTCACGTCGAAATCCTTTACCGGAAGCTGCAAGCAGTATGGCCTCACACAGGAATTCATCACGCCCTACACGCCGCAGCAGAACGGGCTGATTGAACGCTTCTTCCGCTCGCTCAAGGAGGAGTGCATCTGGATGACCAACTTCAAGACCTTTGCGCAGGCCCGGGAGGCAATCGAGACCTGGGTCGAGTTCTACAACGCCGAGCGGCTCCACCATATTCTGCCCCCCTGACAATCAAGCCACCCTTACGA
The sequence above is a segment of the Lujinxingia litoralis genome. Coding sequences within it:
- a CDS encoding integrase core domain-containing protein; the protein is REIVGIDVARRGRAVEAQRALESACLKRFGLIYPNGESRPVLRSDNGKVFTSKSFTGSCKQYGLTQEFITPYTPQQNGLIERFFRSLKEECIWMTNFKTFAQAREAIETWVEFYNAERLHHILPP